The Williamwhitmania sp. genome includes a window with the following:
- a CDS encoding RNA ligase family protein translates to MDFQPFGKIARLSREIVISEKIDGTNAIVAIEEGTCVKNGGLIDVNYEDVDYVMTAGSRTRWITPEKDNAGFARWVLENANELIKLGTGFHYGEWWGQGIQRRYDLKEKRFSLFNSFRWSDELGNRPSCCHVVPVLYSGLFDTNKIQEILNNLEKNGSYASEGFMKPEGIVIYHSASKQYFKKTIENDASPKSLVPE, encoded by the coding sequence ATGGACTTTCAACCTTTTGGAAAAATTGCACGACTTTCTCGTGAAATAGTTATTTCAGAAAAAATTGACGGTACAAATGCTATCGTTGCTATTGAAGAAGGTACTTGTGTAAAAAACGGCGGCTTAATTGATGTAAATTATGAGGACGTAGACTATGTTATGACCGCTGGCTCTCGTACTCGCTGGATTACTCCAGAAAAAGATAATGCAGGGTTTGCTCGTTGGGTTCTTGAGAACGCAAATGAACTTATAAAACTTGGTACAGGTTTTCATTATGGAGAATGGTGGGGACAAGGCATTCAACGCAGATATGATTTGAAAGAAAAACGTTTTAGCCTTTTCAATAGTTTTCGCTGGTCTGATGAATTAGGAAATCGTCCTTCCTGCTGTCATGTTGTTCCTGTTTTGTACTCTGGTTTGTTTGATACAAACAAGATACAGGAAATTTTGAATAACTTGGAAAAAAATGGAAGTTACGCATCCGAAGGATTTATGAAACCCGAAGGAATTGTAATTTACCACTCAGCCTCAAAACAATATTTCAAAAAAACAATTGAGAATGATGCATCGCCTAAATCGCTTGTCCCCGAATAG